The following are encoded in a window of Saccharothrix longispora genomic DNA:
- a CDS encoding nucleotide sugar dehydrogenase — translation MTSTVVEYQTVAEPTELKSVAVVGLGYVGLPTALGLHAGGIEVIGIDLSQNRLDAIRAGDVDLIDSDQRQLEKTLHQDFRLTTDSSRMAEADAVLVCVPTGLDEYLMPDLGPLEAACAALVANARPGQTLILTSTSYVGTSQRLLVAPLTAKGFKVGRDIFVASSPERIDPGNVTHTQAGTPRVLGGVTPACTAMAQRVINVLTPAVHCVSSPEAAEMTKLYENTFRAVNIALANEFAEISDGFSIDPIEVIEAAASKPYGFMAFHPGPGVGGHCIPCDPHYLLWQLRATRSNAPLVTQAMHAIAERPKQVVDRLADTLSRNGKGVVGTRVLVVGVTYKPGVRDVRSSSALDIIDLLAAKGAVVGYHDPLAPDVRVTGGSLDSVVEPDGADWDIALIHTVQPGHDYHWLARCPVVVDATYRFDPALFAL, via the coding sequence ATGACCAGTACTGTCGTCGAATACCAGACCGTGGCCGAGCCGACCGAGCTGAAGTCCGTCGCCGTCGTCGGCCTGGGCTACGTCGGGCTCCCGACCGCGCTCGGCCTGCACGCGGGCGGGATCGAGGTGATCGGCATAGACCTCTCCCAGAACAGGCTGGACGCCATCCGCGCCGGCGACGTCGACCTCATCGACTCCGACCAGCGGCAGCTGGAGAAGACCCTGCACCAGGACTTCCGGCTCACCACCGACTCCAGCCGGATGGCCGAGGCCGACGCCGTGCTCGTGTGCGTGCCGACCGGCCTCGACGAGTACCTGATGCCGGACCTCGGCCCGCTGGAGGCCGCGTGCGCGGCCCTGGTCGCCAACGCCCGCCCCGGCCAGACGCTGATCCTGACCTCCACCAGCTACGTCGGCACGTCCCAGCGGCTGCTGGTGGCGCCGTTGACCGCCAAGGGGTTCAAGGTCGGCCGCGACATCTTCGTGGCGTCCAGCCCCGAGCGCATCGACCCGGGCAACGTCACGCACACCCAGGCCGGGACCCCGCGCGTGCTCGGCGGCGTGACCCCGGCGTGCACCGCGATGGCGCAGCGCGTGATCAACGTGCTGACGCCGGCCGTGCACTGCGTCAGCTCGCCGGAGGCGGCCGAGATGACCAAGCTGTACGAGAACACCTTCCGCGCGGTGAACATCGCGCTGGCCAACGAGTTCGCGGAGATCAGCGACGGGTTCTCGATCGACCCGATCGAGGTGATCGAGGCGGCGGCCAGCAAGCCGTACGGCTTCATGGCCTTCCACCCCGGCCCCGGCGTCGGCGGCCACTGCATCCCGTGCGATCCGCACTACCTGCTCTGGCAGCTGCGGGCGACGCGGAGCAACGCGCCCCTCGTGACCCAGGCCATGCACGCCATCGCGGAGCGGCCCAAGCAGGTCGTCGACCGCCTGGCGGACACGCTGTCCCGCAACGGCAAGGGCGTGGTGGGCACCCGCGTCCTGGTGGTCGGCGTGACCTACAAGCCGGGGGTGCGGGACGTGCGGTCGTCCTCCGCCCTGGACATCATCGACCTGCTCGCCGCGAAGGGCGCGGTGGTGGGCTACCACGACCCGCTGGCGCCCGACGTGCGCGTGACGGGCGGCTCGCTGGACAGCGTCGTCGAACCGGACGGCGCCGACTGGGACATCGCCCTGATCCACACCGTGCAACCCGGGCACGACTACCACTGGCTCGCCCGGTGCCCGGTGGTGGTCGACGCGACCTATCGCTTCGACCCGGCCCTGTTCGCGCTCTGA
- a CDS encoding helix-turn-helix transcriptional regulator: MGVNWGQQNHRIDPREASEFLRGLLIGCEGGTGETVLVDGAPASGKTRLQDQVVARAGELGILTLTASGAADEQDVDGGVIDQLLACPGVPRALAEQFGDWDDERIAGVCGALHRLAREHPVLVAVDDLQHVDATSVRLLLRLQRRTRSAAVLLVLSGSGSGGGLPFAAQPHRHVQLTPLSERAIAELVGEGPDWLPRHVHELSAGNPLLADALVDAHRAGADTGAAYAEAVRQLLHRCGSPLREVATAIAVLDTDMGLDALAVVAGVDPGDAEASACRLADAGLVEGVRFRQPSAAAAIIDGLRGPARARLHSRAADVKHALGLASPDIARHLVAAGEADAEWAPRTLLEAAEQVMLDDDVEFATRCLELAASAPPTGWVRQRISQLLAKITWRVNPTAAAPHLRTRWAAGDSLDRSDRVALARQALWFGDRDTFERAFAALVDDEPLDPRTVAELSLAGHWHYGASVTLPDSDDPWLHTVKALSAVWRAEGTERASAGAERILHSCRLSDTSLEALCTAILALAHDDKADRAEGWCASLSEEAEHRGAVTWKAMLDAIAASLVLRRGDAAGAAERAERALALLDGPNWGVAISHPLATLLSAHTEAGAFKAAAAVLRKPLPDAALTTLGGVRYLRARGRFHLATNRGLAAVSDFQQCQRTLRGWDLEVPVLVPWRTDLAEANLRLGNPTLAVELANQQLAYAAPSDHGSRGAALRVLAQAGDAAERQGVLNRAAEEFRASGDRLELARTTRMLNRLGQDAQRARGPVAPVRVRRQLTGVAVSRSVGPRPERAGSRATAGVPTPVTVPVAVGAPAATPAVLSEAELRVAELAAAGRTNRQISETLYITVSTVEQHLTRVYRKLGVPGRSALAGEFTAAEGGR, encoded by the coding sequence ATGGGCGTGAACTGGGGGCAGCAGAACCACCGGATCGATCCGCGGGAGGCGTCGGAGTTCCTGCGGGGTCTGCTGATCGGATGCGAGGGGGGCACGGGGGAGACCGTGCTGGTCGACGGAGCGCCGGCCAGCGGGAAGACGCGGTTGCAGGACCAGGTGGTGGCCAGGGCCGGCGAGCTGGGCATCCTCACGCTCACCGCGTCCGGGGCCGCCGACGAGCAGGACGTCGACGGCGGCGTGATCGACCAGCTCCTGGCGTGCCCCGGGGTGCCCCGGGCGCTGGCGGAGCAGTTCGGCGACTGGGACGACGAGCGGATCGCCGGTGTGTGCGGCGCGCTGCACCGGCTGGCGCGCGAACACCCGGTGCTGGTGGCCGTCGACGACCTCCAGCACGTGGACGCGACCTCGGTCCGGCTGCTGCTGCGATTACAGCGGCGGACCCGGTCCGCCGCCGTGCTGCTGGTGCTCAGCGGCTCCGGCTCCGGCGGCGGCCTGCCGTTCGCCGCCCAGCCGCACCGGCACGTGCAGCTGACGCCGCTGTCGGAGCGGGCCATCGCGGAGCTGGTGGGGGAGGGACCCGACTGGCTGCCCCGGCACGTCCACGAGCTGAGCGCCGGGAACCCGCTGCTGGCCGACGCGCTGGTCGACGCCCACCGCGCCGGCGCCGACACCGGTGCGGCGTACGCCGAGGCGGTGCGGCAGCTGCTGCACCGCTGCGGCTCGCCGCTGCGCGAGGTGGCGACGGCCATCGCGGTGCTGGACACCGACATGGGCCTGGACGCCCTGGCCGTCGTCGCCGGCGTGGACCCGGGCGACGCCGAGGCGTCCGCCTGCCGGCTGGCCGACGCCGGCCTGGTCGAGGGCGTCCGGTTCCGGCAGCCGTCGGCCGCCGCCGCGATCATCGACGGCCTCCGCGGACCGGCCAGGGCGCGGCTGCACTCGCGGGCCGCCGACGTCAAGCACGCGCTGGGGCTGGCGTCCCCCGACATCGCCCGCCACCTCGTGGCCGCGGGGGAGGCGGACGCCGAGTGGGCGCCGCGGACCCTGCTGGAGGCGGCGGAACAGGTCATGCTCGACGACGACGTCGAGTTCGCCACCCGGTGCCTGGAACTCGCCGCCTCGGCGCCGCCCACGGGGTGGGTGCGGCAGCGGATCTCCCAGCTGCTCGCCAAGATCACCTGGCGGGTGAACCCGACCGCCGCGGCGCCGCACCTGAGGACGCGGTGGGCGGCCGGCGACTCGCTGGACCGGTCCGACCGGGTCGCGCTCGCCCGGCAGGCGCTGTGGTTCGGGGACCGGGACACCTTCGAGCGCGCGTTCGCGGCGCTCGTCGACGACGAGCCGCTCGACCCGCGCACGGTGGCCGAGCTGAGCCTCGCCGGCCACTGGCACTACGGCGCGTCGGTGACCCTGCCGGACAGCGACGACCCCTGGCTGCACACGGTGAAAGCGCTCTCCGCCGTGTGGCGCGCGGAGGGGACCGAGCGGGCGTCGGCCGGCGCGGAACGCATCCTGCACAGCTGCCGGCTGTCGGACACCTCGCTCGAAGCGCTCTGCACGGCGATCCTCGCGCTGGCCCACGACGACAAGGCCGACCGCGCCGAGGGCTGGTGCGCCTCGCTCAGCGAGGAGGCCGAGCACCGCGGCGCGGTGACCTGGAAGGCGATGCTCGACGCGATCGCCGCGAGCCTGGTGCTGCGCCGGGGTGACGCCGCGGGCGCCGCCGAGCGGGCGGAGCGGGCGCTGGCCCTGCTGGACGGGCCGAACTGGGGCGTCGCGATCAGCCACCCGCTGGCGACGCTGCTGAGCGCGCACACCGAGGCCGGCGCGTTCAAGGCGGCCGCGGCGGTGCTGCGCAAGCCCCTGCCGGACGCGGCGCTGACGACCCTGGGCGGTGTCCGCTACCTGCGGGCGCGCGGCCGGTTCCACCTGGCGACCAACCGGGGGCTGGCCGCGGTCAGCGACTTCCAGCAGTGCCAGCGGACCCTGCGCGGGTGGGACCTGGAGGTGCCGGTGCTCGTGCCGTGGCGCACCGACCTCGCGGAGGCGAACCTGCGGCTGGGCAACCCGACCCTCGCCGTCGAGCTGGCCAACCAGCAGCTCGCCTACGCGGCGCCGTCCGACCACGGCTCGCGGGGCGCCGCCCTGCGGGTGCTGGCGCAGGCCGGCGACGCCGCGGAGCGCCAAGGCGTGCTGAACCGGGCGGCGGAGGAGTTCCGGGCCTCCGGCGACCGGCTGGAACTGGCCCGGACGACGCGGATGCTCAACCGGCTGGGCCAGGACGCGCAGCGGGCCAGGGGACCGGTCGCACCGGTCCGGGTGCGGCGGCAGCTCACGGGGGTCGCCGTGTCCCGGTCGGTGGGACCGCGCCCCGAGCGGGCCGGCAGCCGGGCGACGGCGGGCGTGCCGACGCCGGTCACCGTGCCGGTCGCGGTCGGTGCCCCGGCGGCGACGCCGGCCGTGCTCAGCGAGGCCGAGCTGCGGGTGGCCGAGCTGGCGGCGGCCGGCCGCACCAACCGGCAGATCTCGGAGACGCTGTACATCACGGTGAGCACGGTGGAGCAGCACCTGACCCGCGTCTACCGCAAGCTCGGCGTGCCCGGCCGGTCGGCCCTGGCCGGCGAGTTCACCGCGGCCGAGGGAGGTCGCTGA
- a CDS encoding NAD-dependent epimerase/dehydratase family protein: MRYLITGGAGFIGSHLTEHLLERDHEVVALDNLSTGSLDNLAGVAGHTGFRFVRGSVTDPEAVEACMAGVDAVFHLAAAVGVFTILDKTLESLRTNLHGTEVLLEAALRHDVPILVASTSEIYGKNTANGLTEDSDRIIGSPLKTRWSYAEAKALDETLAHLYAVEHGLRAVIVRPFNTVGPRQTGRYGMVIPRFVTQALAGEPLTVFGDGQQTRCFCHVHDVVPALVRLLSDESAHGKVFNLGSDEQTTISQLAERVIAATGSTSTIAKVPYEEAYGEGYEDMQRRIPDCSRAREQIGFAPVHTLDGIIEAVVADRRR, translated from the coding sequence ATGCGCTACCTGATCACCGGCGGGGCCGGGTTCATCGGCTCCCACCTGACCGAGCACCTGCTGGAGCGGGACCACGAGGTCGTCGCGCTCGACAACCTCAGCACCGGCAGCCTGGACAACCTCGCGGGCGTGGCCGGGCACACCGGCTTCCGCTTCGTGCGCGGCTCGGTGACCGACCCGGAGGCGGTCGAGGCGTGCATGGCCGGCGTCGACGCGGTGTTCCACCTCGCGGCGGCCGTGGGCGTGTTCACCATCCTGGACAAGACGCTGGAGAGCCTGCGGACCAACCTGCACGGCACGGAGGTCCTGCTGGAGGCCGCGCTCCGGCACGACGTGCCGATCCTGGTGGCGTCCACCAGCGAGATCTACGGCAAGAACACCGCGAACGGGCTCACCGAGGACTCCGACCGGATCATCGGCTCGCCGCTGAAGACCCGCTGGTCCTACGCCGAGGCGAAGGCCCTGGACGAGACGCTGGCCCACCTGTACGCGGTGGAGCACGGTTTGCGCGCGGTGATCGTGCGGCCGTTCAACACCGTCGGCCCGCGCCAGACCGGCCGCTACGGCATGGTGATCCCGCGCTTCGTCACCCAGGCGCTCGCGGGCGAACCCCTCACCGTGTTCGGCGACGGGCAGCAGACGCGCTGCTTCTGCCACGTGCACGACGTCGTGCCGGCACTGGTGCGGCTGCTGTCCGACGAGTCGGCCCACGGCAAGGTGTTCAACCTGGGCAGCGACGAGCAGACGACGATCTCGCAGCTCGCGGAGCGGGTGATCGCCGCGACGGGTTCCACCAGCACCATCGCGAAGGTCCCGTACGAGGAGGCCTACGGCGAGGGCTACGAGGACATGCAGCGCCGCATCCCCGACTGCTCCCGGGCCCGCGAGCAGATCGGCTTCGCGCCGGTGCACACCCTCGACGGCATCATCGAGGCCGTGGTCGCCGACCGCCGCCGCTGA
- a CDS encoding PIG-L deacetylase family protein produces the protein MRRLLVVGAHGDDETLGAGGTIARLAEEGVTVSLCVLTNDDGSRSETGSGVINRTAAIELAAKTLGIERLRIHEFGDNRLDTVGHLELNRVVEREVRDFEPDTIFTTGMSDLSTDHALVSRAARVAGRPGKGSVRELRTFEVRSATDVGEASGLPITFRPNCWQCLDETHLERKVEALRAYGKELEPWPNPRSERGVRALAEYRGSQISVGLAEAFEIVRFVHH, from the coding sequence ATGCGAAGGCTCCTGGTCGTGGGGGCCCACGGGGACGACGAGACCCTCGGCGCGGGCGGCACGATCGCCCGGCTCGCCGAAGAGGGCGTGACCGTGTCCCTCTGCGTCCTGACCAACGACGACGGCTCGCGGTCGGAGACCGGGAGCGGCGTCATCAACCGCACGGCGGCGATCGAGCTCGCGGCGAAGACGCTCGGGATCGAACGGCTGCGCATCCACGAGTTCGGCGACAACCGGCTCGACACGGTCGGCCACCTCGAACTCAACCGGGTCGTGGAGCGCGAGGTGCGCGACTTCGAGCCGGACACGATCTTCACCACCGGCATGAGCGACCTGAGCACCGACCACGCGCTGGTCAGCCGCGCGGCCCGGGTGGCGGGCCGCCCCGGCAAGGGCAGCGTGCGGGAGCTGCGCACGTTCGAGGTGCGCTCGGCCACGGACGTCGGGGAGGCGTCCGGCCTGCCGATCACGTTCCGCCCCAACTGCTGGCAGTGCCTGGACGAGACGCACCTGGAGCGCAAGGTCGAGGCGCTGCGCGCCTACGGCAAGGAGCTGGAGCCCTGGCCGAACCCGCGCAGCGAGCGGGGCGTCCGGGCCCTGGCCGAGTACCGGGGTTCGCAGATCTCCGTCGGGCTCGCCGAGGCGTTCGAGATCGTCCGGTTCGTCCACCACTGA
- a CDS encoding thioesterase II family protein: MNERTSRWIRRFHAAEAAAVRLVCLPHAGGSATAYFPFSRMAAEAGLDADVVAVQYPGRQDRRGERCLDDLATMADAVADDLGPWFDRPVALFGHSMGATLGYEVARRLEARGTPLLGLFASACRAPSAQRVEYVHRRDDDGLIAALRELSGTDSAVLGDDELLRMVLPAIRGDYTAVETYRHRAGRELDCPIHVLVGDDDPVTDLGEAEAWGAHTTGGHVVDVLPGGHFYLNAQLDRVLATVAARLREWHDAAA; this comes from the coding sequence GTGAACGAGAGAACGAGCCGATGGATTCGGCGATTCCACGCGGCCGAGGCCGCTGCCGTGCGGTTGGTGTGCCTGCCGCACGCCGGCGGGTCCGCCACGGCCTACTTCCCGTTCTCCCGGATGGCCGCCGAGGCCGGGTTGGACGCCGACGTCGTCGCCGTGCAGTACCCGGGCCGCCAGGACCGGCGGGGTGAGCGCTGCCTCGACGACCTGGCCACCATGGCCGACGCGGTCGCCGACGACCTCGGCCCGTGGTTCGACCGGCCCGTGGCGCTGTTCGGCCACAGCATGGGCGCGACGCTCGGCTACGAGGTCGCGCGCCGGCTGGAGGCGCGGGGCACCCCCCTCCTGGGGCTGTTCGCCTCCGCGTGCCGGGCGCCGTCCGCGCAGCGCGTCGAGTACGTCCACCGGCGCGACGACGACGGCCTGATCGCCGCGCTCCGGGAGCTCAGCGGCACCGACAGCGCCGTGCTGGGCGACGACGAGCTGCTGCGCATGGTGCTGCCCGCCATCCGCGGGGACTACACCGCGGTCGAGACCTACCGGCACCGGGCGGGGCGGGAGCTGGACTGCCCGATCCACGTGCTGGTGGGCGACGACGACCCGGTCACCGACCTCGGCGAGGCGGAGGCGTGGGGCGCCCACACCACCGGCGGCCACGTCGTGGACGTGCTCCCCGGCGGCCACTTCTACCTCAACGCCCAGCTCGACCGGGTCCTGGCCACCGTCGCGGCCCGCCTCCGCGAGTGGCACGACGCCGCCGCCTGA